GTTCTAGTGAGCTTTCTGTTATAGCTCTTCGGAACGTCCCgataggttgtgatcctacatatgttttggacacaccttagctcttatgagcttcccgattaTGGCTCTTCATGAGCGTCTCGTTAATttgctctttgtgagcttcccgatatggcttgaacttcccgatatatggTTATCCGGAGCTTCCTGTTAATGGCTCTTCGGAGCTACCCGTTATTGGCTCGTATGAGCTTTCCGGctatagctcttatgagcttcctgtttTAGCCTGCATAAGCTTCACGTTTATGTGCTTTTATAAGCACTCCTGAATATTAGTTGACGGATTTACCGTATTGTACACTTTATGTGTATTGCCcatgtatccattgatattttaaatgattcaacgggtaaagttctgatatgagatAATATGAATTTTGAGATGAATTACTATGAGAAATACTTGAACTATAAAGATATAATATGTACATGATTATTGTATACTTTATCTGATAAATACAtgtatgtggaaattgaataaggaTGAGCTCATTCTTATCTCTTGAGACTTATGTGAATTACATAACTAACACGTTTGATGAGGATGTAAGTgtatttagatattgatttaattGATTTGGATGCACTTGTATGATTATTTTAAAAgcaaataaatggtaagtttatttcccgttatacgaacttacaaagcttaaaagcttactttgttttatttcctctgttttatagtgcttggaagctcaTAAAGGTTGGAATTGGccagagcatcatcacactatccttcagttcgttttggtataaatagcaaacttATTTTAGTATAATAGCATGTATGGGTTAAGTTGACCAATGATGTCATATATATATGgttggttgtaactagccattggaatggctagtgatggctTGTTTGATGTAAATGTATGAGGGTACAATATGATTAATATAAATATGTGCTTAGTATGATTAGATTGAATTTtggtaaatttatatgtttatacaAAAAGTAAGTTTGAATACATGTAATGATATATTATGCATAAGATTGGTTGTGGCTTGGTTTTAATGTAttgaattggttggtgaatgTATTCAAGTGTTATTGTAGGTCGAAGGcaaaattgggtgagaaaagtgaccttaaaaatggcctatttttgtttaTACGGGCAGATACACAAGCGTGTGTCtgagccgtgtgtgacacacggctatgcgcatgggcgtgtggtttagccatgtgtcccctacatctttaaattgagaaacagaatgctcaggtattttcacaagggcagagacacgggcatgtgtctcagccgtgtgtcacgcatgggcgtgtgacttagtCATGTGACCCCTGTACctaattaatgtaaaataaattgttcacacggcctagcacaagggcgtgtggcttgaccgtgtaacccaagtcagtagctaccCTAATTTGCACACGGGTTGGGATACGGCAGTGTGCCTTacattgaatgcccacacggtttgggacacgggcgtgtcaattggccgtgtgagccacacagcctggccacacggacgtgtgtcctctgcacctaagaaaaatatttaaatttcgcAAAAAAAATTCTGAGTTCCCagtttagtcctgacttgttttAAGTGCATAATTTGGGTCTCGAGAGCCCATATAAAAGACATTATAATTGAATATGATTGGTTTTGGATATAAATAGTAAATGTTACGAATTTACTATATTTGATCTGTagactccggtaatgctctgtaaccctgtttcggcgacagatatgggttaggggtgttacaaagatagTGTTGTAAAAGTTATATCTTTTCCTTCAAAGGTATCAATTTAGTATCGAATTGAAAAATCCTTAGTGGTGAAATTATAAGGTGGTGAAGGTAGACAATTGCCATTTCAAATTCATTATGTAAATTTATTCTTTCTTCATATTTTCATTTCGAATAGTTTGTaagaaattttcaaaatatcaatttaGTCCCCTCTTAAAATTTTTGTATGACAACCCGGATTTTAATGGTgtcaaaaattatagttttgggACCCCATTTTCGTAAAATGAttccgtaaatattaaataaggaTCGTACACAGTTAGTCTATAGATGAATTGAAATTCGATTAAGTAATTTAGCAGAAAAAATGGTTAATTAAGGCtcaggggttaaattgaaaaatctaatcgttatagatttttaattagaaaaaggtTTGGAGACCTAGATAGAAATTAtccaataaaataaaatgataaatagACCAATAATAATTAATAACTAGTGGACAGTAACGATGAAAttcattttgttttaattaaaagataaaattttataataaaacataattaattaaattaaatttgattgataaaatgttaattatatatatatatataagaaattaaTGGAAGGAAAGATGATAACATCATCTTCCTCCACTGTCTAAATTAGAAGAAAAAGAATAAAGGAAGTCATGGTTAAAGGTTGAAGCTTACATTTGGCTAAGCTAAAACCTAAGGTAATTTAAgtctttttcatatattttttattgctttaaggtcatgagagcttgatttagctagctcatGTACCAAGTtgataaatttttgaaaatttgatcAGTTTCCATTGTTGAGAATTGGATGAATTAAGTGTGAAATTTATAGAAATTAAGTTTCGTttatgaaaatgactaaattctaAAGCttaattattgattttgtatattaaggaccaaattgaataaaatgaaaaactattatgaaatttaggtaggaatagaaagtaaaagttcCCTAATGAGTATATGTGAAATTAGACTTTAATCCGAAGCTTTAGATTGAAAGTTATGTTTTTCTCAAGtttatgggctaaattgaataaactaaAAAAATATGTTTGACTTGGTATTTGAATGTGATGTCTATGGAATTTGATATTGTGTCATTGTTGAATTATTATCCGTAGCTAAAGACGACGATGGGTCATTAAGAGGGAAAGGAAAGGTGAGAGCCGACGACGAGTGACACGAGCTATCAATTTATATTTCTATGATTCAAGATCAATTTAATTATTGCATATTCATGACATCTTGCATTATATAATGTTGAGGTGAGTTTTCAATGGTTATTTGAGTTGAATTGTTATGGTTGAGATTGAATATCGAGACAATGGCTAtattaaatagaataaaattttgtgaattagcTTATATATGataattggtatgaaattgagtTGAAACATGTTATATTACATGATGAGCTGATGAATTGATGATGAACTGGATATTATAAAGTATGAATTGAATTGTGCAATGAAATTGGAAATTTGGTTACCCTATTAGTTGTTCGGGTATTAATTTAAAACCATTGTTGTCGGAAAACACGAGGTGTTTGATTGTACATATAAATTCATCGTTGACGAGCAATCTGGGGTAACAGAATATTCAGATTGTGAAAACCATCATTGTCGGGCAACCTGGGGTGACAGATTCGTGCatccattttaaatttttgtttggtTAATAGGGTTATATAAACATGATTTGGCCATATGGTAAATTAAAATCAAATGTGATTGATTAGGTATAACTACACATATATTAAATGTGATATTTGATAGCATGTGAAAAGTCAAGCGAAATGAGTTAAAAATGAGTCTTAGGGGCTGATTGAATATGAATGAGCTATTAGGCTCTAAAATGGATTGAAATGATGAGATGAAATTGAATATATAGATTGATGAATGTATATGTATAagtatatatttataaatgatgATATGAAGTGTTCAAgtatgcatgaagtgaaatataTGGGAAACATAGTTATATATGGTATGCTATATGATGAAGAATTTGTATTTTAATGTTGAATGGCATGAATGATAAGTTAAGTGCCCATATTAGTGAATTGAAGTACAAACTACTACCTATAGATCTATATATGTATGTCATATGTTAATGGGAACTATTGACACATTTGGTATGTgtattgattaaaaataatactTGAATTGATTGTTTACATTTGATACTTGTGTTATATTGACTTGAATCATGAAAACACCATTGAGCTTTATTAATCAATGTACGGCTTGTTTTCTTTGTGCGCAAGTATAATTTAATATTGAGGTTACGAGAAGTGATTCCAAAATAAAGCCAGAGACCCTCGGATCAGCTATGTTTGTATGGTCCTGTTTTGTTTAAATatatgacatgtacctaggttgagtTGGTTTTTTATATAATATGTGGTCTTGTGAACTTTTAGAGTTAGAATTGGTAATTTGGAAGTGATTATATGTTTGGTTTGTGCAATTTAGATTGTCACGATATTtggtaatgcataaattgtagtATGCTATTAATTTATATggtaatgtatgtatatatatgcatgtatactTATGCTAAGTGGACTAATGGTTAGCATAATGAAATTGCTTAGGTGTTTGgataaaaatgatgaaatggatggaatgtatatatgtttgaaagGTATTATGACTTATAATTGAATCCATTGGATATGTATGTTTTGCTAAAATTATGAAGGCAAATGTGTATTTGAAATGCTTAAGTGATTCAAAAAGATACCAAATTAGACCATTTAGAAACAAACGATCATGTCGCGAAGATACCAAATGATTAGGTGATTCAAGAAGATACAAAGTCAGTATGTTGCATCGCGACGAGGAATCCCCAAAGTTGTGACGTCAACTtgagatttttaaaaatattgcaGTTTAATCCTAATTTGACCTCGGGTTAGCaatagagctttcgtaagctcgtataagaTCCGTGAAGCTTTgtttatcatataatattcatatattGCTTGTATTTAGATGTGTACtaatatatattgattatattTGATCGTAGTTGCTCCGACAACGAATGTAGCATCTTGTAACTCGGACTCGACAGTTGAGTCGAGtatcgggtgttacattttgagCTTAACAAAATAGTTTAAAAGtggttatttaaatatatatattttaaaccttttgttaatttaattaaattttgctatattataaatattgttttatttaaaacatctattttatttttaaaaatatgtgtTTTAAACTTAAAACATTtggaataattatataaaaacatttgaattataaaatttaaattttatattataatatttaaaaatggtTGAGTTACTTATGCGTCAATCAATTCATAACATTAAAgttaattagaaaaatattaaattaacataattattataaataaattttaacaaaaataaattattaaaattacatATTGCTTCATATTTATCATTAAGTatgatttatataaaaaatttaataatatattagtatCTTTTATACACCatatttaatatttgatttacattgtgtttgataaattaaataattaaatgctgaaaaattaagtattaaatttattttattaaatttatattataaaaatgttTGATATAttagtaaaattagcattaaatatttttttgtgtTTGATAATAGTAAATCTTGAATTTTGAAAATCTATTAttccataattttatttttatgaatataatattatttttttattttgaatagttATGGATAAAATTTAAAgataataatttgaatattttaattttaaataaaacgaagaaataattaatttcaaaattaacaTTTTGAAAATAAAGttaacttaatatttttaatattaagtgATAAGTAAAAGTTAATAGGATTATCAAAGgcaattaaaaaataaatgttaaattttgttatttttaataaaatgaatattttcaATGATTTATCAAATATATCCTTAGTTTAAGAAtacaatttattaattttaataattttaatattgaaatattatgtaaattttattaaataaataataatacattttaatatattaatacaTATAATCAATCCGTGTATTTCTCGGCAAAaaccaaattatattattttagattaaattgTGTCTTAATGGTAGATACAAATTAACACGGTTTTAGCAATACGCAAAGGTTAAAATCTTGAGATCTTGAATGCTTAAATTTGAGTTCCACCACGTGTATTTATTTAGGTGTGGATTTTCAGTCTGAACTTAGGTCTGAATATATATTTTGGTTATTAATTCATTGGTTTTTTATTAtagttatataaatatattagttAATTCTAAGTGTGTATGAAAAAATTTTGGATGaaaatattaaaggaaaatataAAACCGGCGAAGATGCAGTAAATGTAAGACAATTTATTTTTCCTTGACAACAAAAGCTACCATACGAAACAAGGACCGATACTGAGATTCAGAAACATGCATATAGAGGGGAAAGTCAAAGACAGAAAGAAAATCAAATGAATGCAAATTCAACATCTCTTTATTCGAAATAAAGACTGGCAAATTCGGAACAGCCCCAAAACACAAGTAACTGCGAGCCACAGCCAATGTCCAACTCACCTCTTCATCCCTCCTTCGGTAACTGGGGCCATTGTTACACCTGGGTTTTGATTCCCTTTCCATCCTAAACACAATTCATGCCCAGCATAAAACCAAACAATTTGGATTTTATGTAATATATAATGAAATGGGAAGATTGATGAGAATGTATACTAACCGCGTTTCATGTCGAATCCTTGGTATTTGAGCTGTCGGTACTCTTGACACAAGGCACAGTAGTGACAGAAACAGTGGACGAGGAAATCATTGCAAGGGCTTTGTTTCAATCCATATTGGCCCCTCAGTCTCCTACGATGAATGCATCCATAGAATATTGATGGAAGAACTGCTGTTATATGATGTAATAAACAATACAGCAGACAGCTTTCTCCACATGCTGCAAACAAAGCTCCGAATACACACCACAAGCATTTAGTAACTCTCTACTTGTAATCCTTTATCCTATCTCATGCACCCCTATGTAcccaaaacaaaatgaaaaaccAATGAAGGAGACATATATGTATTACATATATACTTACATATACTTCCTTTGTTTATAATCTCAGCGCTCCCGCCGAAAGTAATACAGGGGCAGAAGATTGTCATGCAGCCTGTTAAACACACAAAAACGGAGGattcatatattaatatatatccTATCCTATCATATTAAAAGAAGATTAATTATTAGTGATTTCATTGGAATGGAAGCCCAAAGGATGAAATATTTAAGAACACGTTACGAATAGACTGAAACATCAGAGCAGCAGTCGCAAAATCCAGTGGACCAAGGGGATTCTCCTTCATATTTGGAGTTTTCCATTCTCTTTCTGCGTATCCTTGCAGCAGCACAAGTGAGTGTCCCTGTGGCACGTTGAAAGCTTGTTTGCAATCAGAAGTGTGGAGGTGATATATATATAGAGACCCATGAaggagaagtgccacatatactaCTTAGTTATTTGGCACAATTCCTGCCGTTGAAAGGAGAGATTAGAGGGAACCCAAGTATAACATGGTCTGAAATCCTTATTATTGATCCATATTATCCTCATGCATAAGGATATTAGATTTGATTAAGCCTTTTTTCGTTCTAGTTTCGGATTATTGTTCCGTTGACATTATAGAACAGAagtcatataaaaatttaaattaaaatgataGTTCCATTCACAAGGTTTCCATACAATTTCAACAAGTGGTCTTAATTTGCAGGAAACTTAATTATGCATGATTGAAACTTATTAATGGATTCCACTTCCCTTTCTCAATTATGCATGATTGAAGCTTATCAATTGATTCCACTTCCCTTTCTCAGTTATGCATGCGTAATTCGAATAATTCGGGTAATTCGATTAATTCAGTTAATTCggtttaattttatacttattttaaccaaaaattaaaaaacatataattttcggttaattcggttaaccgaccgaattaaccgaaaaattTTTGGTTCGgtcaatttttttgaaaaaatttcggttcagttaacggttaaaaattttgaaaggtcggttaattcggttaatgttatttcaggtcggttaaccgattgaacacccTTACTCAGTTGTGTTTATTAGAAAATCTCCACATCTATCTTAGGAGAAAGTAGTTAGATAATGTTCACATGTGTCGAGTTTGGGTAGCACCTATGCCTAGTATTAATACCATAAATAGTAGCATAAACCCGTCCTAGCAAAAAAtatgagttttaaattttattcttacTTGTCTGTATTTGTAAAAGGTTAATCCAAGTTCATTTAAACTCtcccatattattttttaatttttaaaaatataattatttttatttaaattttattaattatatatcttTTACTATCATTATATTTTTcgtttataaaattttaacataaacaaactaatatatttcttaatatttttcattatagtataatatatttaatttttcttatgATATAAATTACatattgtaaaataaatgaaaaaatatattatattgttGAAAATAGTTCAAATCGAGCCAAGCTTGAGATTTGAATATTTAAGCCTGCGTCTGACCCATATTTTAAACAGGCCTAATCTTATTACCCAAGTCCACTTTTAAGCttaatatttttgtccaaacactCTCAAATTTTAGGTGGGTAACTCGACCCTCAACAAGTCTAATGTATTTGCatgtatttatatattaatacatGCATTTTATTAAGAACCTAAAAATTAGACTATGAAAGTATATACGAAAAATATCTGAAAATATTAATAAACCTGAAATGATATGCCGAAACATATCAATACCAATACACACAATACTGAAACAAAAACGACATGCCAACTCGTATAATACTAATAACCTTAGTAGAAATAGCTCATAAAACCTATTTTCATAGCCATCACAGTTTCATGCTTTTCAATAGACCATGAAATTTTGTTATAATGTTATTGTCCTCTTTTCTTAATACCTAAGTATTGGAGGAATCTTGAACATAGACGTTTCTTTCCACGTTAAAAACTTGGCCCTATATGTAGGGAAATATTGGGTTGAAAGGATGTCCAATAGATTCGAAAGATTTATTGATGTGTTTATCACAACTAAGAGAAATAGTAGATGTCACACCCTTATTAGGTGAACCGAATCGGTTGGGGAGAATTCGCCAACAGAGACCGCCTAAGTTGCGAAACTTAGACCGAATAAGGTTGATAACTTCGTGGTTGAGTGGTATGAAGAACTTCGCCAATTCTACGAAGTGCCAATCTTAGCAATAGGAAGGATATAGTTAGAGCAAGAACCTTATTAGGCGGACTTACCCGCTAATAAGATCGACACATGTGTTTTAGTGTCATTACTTAAGTAAGAATGATAGCTTATAGGATACGTTAAGTTCACCTGGCATATTAATGGAGGCAACGTGTCAATAATTAAGACAATTGTAGAGTCTCATGGGATGTGATTAATTAGTGGAAACATGTGAGAACAAGTAATGATTCGAGATAATCTTGATTGGGATTTGGATGTGGGGGTAGCTATAAACTAGATAACGTGATAGTGGAGAGAAgatttttcattcttcttctccaCCAGGCTTAATTATCATTGAAGAAACCATGAGAGATCTTCCTTACTAACAATTATGttaaccataaaattttagaagaaCTTTGATCCTAATTGTCTATTGGTACATTCTTAGACCTTACTTTAAGTTTTGTTAAATAGATAGAGATTAACTTAAGAAAAGGTTAGTAGGATTTCTTTAAATCCTGGGTAGGAAGGAAACTCCTATCCAGAAACCATTTGCATGTCTATAGATTCTTGTTGTATTTTaagattttggttattttcgatggTTAAAGAAGTTGTTTTATTGGTTAGCTAAAGAAATGGGAGGAGGTCCAGTGCTAAAGGAAAAGAATTAGTAGAGTAGATAAATCTCTAAGTAAAGTATTCTGGTGAGTTCATTTGTACCTTGCGTCTAGTATCTGTGTTAATTTGTTTACTTATAAACTCTGTACAACCAGGTAAGTGGCTTAGTCATTTGTTTCTGATATTCATGTCTGAGAAGCCTCATTCAAAGAGTCAATGTATGCATggttaattatggttaaaaaggCCGAAAAACTTGATATTTATATAGTAAGAGTACTCCTTCTTTAGTGCATAAGCTCTATGTCCAGATAGGTGTAAGGAGGTATCGAAGGGATGcattataaaatgataaaaaaaagatACAAGATAATACGTTTGCCTCTAGTATGGTATTTTGCAAACAGTGATTGGTGAAAACTCGACCTTGCGAGAGGACAGTTATGTGTTCATAAAATAAGGGGAGTTAGGAGGATATGGAGTTGATGATGTTATATAGCTCAGATGAGCGAATGTAAAGATACAAGAAAATTTTGGTTCTACGAGAATCGAGGATCAAAAGCTAGCACAAGGAAATGAGTCATTAGAAAAATGGTGCATGCCGTATTACATGTTGCATGGGAACATTAGTAAGCTTGTCTGTCATAAATGATAACCTAGCCAAGTGGTGTATTCTTGGAGCATATGTGCCCGTGATTGTCACATATGAGTATAGAAACTAAATTTGATCACCAATAGGCCGAGTTGAGTAACGGTATTGTCTGCCAATTGGACTGCAAGCCAAAGTAATGTATTTGCCAATTATGGCAAACTAATCaagtccctttttttttttttgaaatgtttgTAGTAACCATGGTAGGATAGTCCTTCTTAAAAACTCACTAATTTCTTACGAacttacccaatttcttcatcattttcggTTCTTAGGTTAAGCGTGGTGACTTAAGGGAGATAGCCAGACTTGTAGCGATTTGTGAGCCTTCTTAATGGTCAGGGTTAACATGTATTTACTGGGGTGCTAGGTCTCTTATTAGATGCCGCCACTTAGAAATTTTTAGTTTGTATTgaatgttattttgaaaacattgAATGTTGAGTGGAATCCTAGATGACATAacgatatttaatattttttaggtATATTCAGTAGATGAAAAAAGGTAATCCAAGTATAATTAAGTCTTTAAATGTGGCGAACTGTTATACTAAAATTGTGCTTCCAAATAAAGGTGAACTTAGACTAAAGAAGTATCGCTCTAATGAAGGGGAAATCCTCCAAAATTGATAAGTTCTTTTCTAAGGAAAAGTAAATAGACATGTTGACGCTTCTTACCTGGATCCGAGGGTTGGGGCGGGCAAGGGGTGTCACATTAGAGGGTGCAAATTTTGATTTGTTAGATTTAATGAATTGGAACAAGCAATAAATGCATTTAGAGTTTTGAACAACCAATTCTTTAAATACTAACTTATGGTGAATAtggtaaattttatgtaagaccTTGCATCCGATTTCGTTTGTAGATTCGGATACAAGATGTCGCATTCGTTGTAGAAGCAACTCAAATCAATATAAATCATAACATTTAAGTATGAACAAGTAAATGTGGAATATGaataataagcaaataaaacTTTATTGCATGTATAAGATGTTAACGGGCCCACATACCGAAGTCTAAGGTCAGTGTCAGTAAAAAAATAAGGCCAAGTTATGATTTATAGGTCAAAATACCAAAATACTAGGTTATGTTTTAGGACAGTTTGGCCAtgtctcccctatttcactattttaGCTTCAAAGTTTGTGGTATTGAGACAATGACACCATATCTTGAGACATTGACCTTCATATCTCAAGGCAAGCCTTGTCTCGAAACCTTAGACCAATTTTATCCTAATTAAGCTTTAATGTTTTATGTTTCAGACAAGGCTATTATGTTTCAAGACCATGCATCACATGATCAAGCCAAGTTTGACGTGTCTCGATACTACCATGTAACgtcccttacccgagaccgttgccggagtcgagcacaaggcactactaaacttatttgagcacttaaccaaatttagataatttatataatacttttcaaacaagctgtccaactatgtcatagttgctaaataattcatatctcgagttataaaactcgaaatccaaatccgtaaattttctctaaatttatactcatatatctacttaccaatttttttctagaatttttggtcaagccaattagtacagtttattatttaaaatatcccttgtttcagggtttgactactctgacctttgtgtattacgaatcagatatctctctatacagagcttcaatgactatgctgtttgtctctaataaaa
This window of the Gossypium arboreum isolate Shixiya-1 chromosome 12, ASM2569848v2, whole genome shotgun sequence genome carries:
- the LOC128285731 gene encoding cell number regulator 2-like encodes the protein MTIFCPCITFGGSAEIINKGSISCGESCLLYCLLHHITAVLPSIFYGCIHRRRLRGQYGLKQSPCNDFLVHCFCHYCALCQEYRQLKYQGFDMKRGWKGNQNPGVTMAPVTEGGMKR